One Terriglobia bacterium genomic window carries:
- a CDS encoding type II secretion system GspH family protein, with protein sequence MAQAKLKNRYRSPLREQPRARRGFTLLELLIVVSIIMILATVVLPSYRQSITRAREAVLKDDLHNLRSLIDQYTVDKQKAPQSLEDLVTSGYIRQIPKDPFTNSNQSWKVDFDDSVTNPGQTESGIIDVHSGANGSSIDGTAYSSW encoded by the coding sequence ATGGCTCAGGCCAAGTTGAAAAATCGATACCGGTCACCGCTCCGGGAACAGCCGCGGGCGAGGCGGGGTTTCACGCTGCTGGAGCTGTTGATTGTTGTTTCCATCATCATGATCCTGGCGACCGTCGTTTTGCCCAGTTATCGACAATCCATTACCCGCGCCAGGGAGGCAGTGCTCAAGGACGACCTGCACAATCTGCGTTCCCTGATCGACCAGTACACTGTTGACAAGCAGAAGGCCCCTCAATCGCTCGAAGATCTGGTGACCTCCGGATACATCCGCCAGATCCCCAAAGACCCCTTCACCAATTCCAATCAGAGCTGGAAAGTCGATTTCGACGACTCCGTCACCAACCCCGGCCAGACCGAATCGGGGATTATTGACGTCCACAGCGGGGCCAACGGCAGCTCCATCGACGGCACGGCCTACAGCAGCTGGTGA
- a CDS encoding type II secretion system GspH family protein — MSHKLPDGRYVSVRHPRSSESRRRQGFTIVELIVAFTIMSILATAALPLARVTIQREREIELRRALREMRDAIDKYKMASDQNMIEKKLDTEGYPPDLQTLVDGVELMNTVDKKIKFLRRIPKDPMMGNTDWGLRSYQDDPDSSSWGGQNVFDVFTKNQGTALDGTKYSDW, encoded by the coding sequence ATGAGTCATAAACTCCCGGATGGAAGGTATGTAAGCGTGAGGCATCCCAGGTCTTCGGAGAGTCGACGCCGGCAGGGTTTTACGATCGTCGAGCTGATTGTCGCCTTTACTATCATGTCGATCCTGGCGACCGCGGCGCTTCCCCTGGCGCGGGTGACCATCCAGCGGGAACGCGAGATCGAGCTCCGGCGCGCCCTTCGCGAAATGAGGGACGCCATCGACAAATACAAGATGGCTTCGGATCAGAACATGATCGAAAAGAAATTGGATACTGAAGGGTACCCGCCCGACCTTCAGACGCTGGTGGACGGCGTCGAGCTGATGAACACGGTGGACAAGAAGATCAAGTTTTTGAGGCGGATCCCCAAAGACCCCATGATGGGCAACACGGATTGGGGATTGCGCTCCTATCAGGATGACCCCGATTCCTCGTCCTGGGGCGGTCAGAACGTGTTTGATGTCTTTACGAAGAATCAGGGCACTGCCCTGGATGGGACCAAGTACTCCGATTGGTAG